One genomic region from Prunus persica cultivar Lovell chromosome G3, Prunus_persica_NCBIv2, whole genome shotgun sequence encodes:
- the LOC18782873 gene encoding uncharacterized protein LOC18782873, protein MAALKFNYNHLALSIFTFCLLTTTTASAGSHEKATQNWLNHGGDLYNRRYASKETKISPETVSKLSFKWEFYTGREVSATPAIYDDTLYFPSWNGYIYAIKASDGSVVWEKNLETLTGINATGYLLNVNTTVSRSTPTIAGDLLLIGICGPAVVIALERSTGKLIWSTLLDGHAASVVTMSGTYYKGGFYIGTSSVEESAPIATCCTFRGSFAKLDVKSGTILWQTFVLPDNHQKRGLYSGAAIWGSSPSIDVHRRHVYIGTGNLYSVPENVTQCQENQTNNSTIPTHPDACVEPENHGNSILALDLDGGDIKWYHQLGGYDVWFVACYLNASNCPIGPNVDADFGEAPMMLRTYVNGTRRDIVVAVQKSGFAWALDRNNGSLVWSTEAGPGGIGGGGTWGAATDKKRVYTNIANSDRKNFTLKPSSNITTAGGWVAMDARSGKVLWSTVNPSNASSPGPVSVANGVLFAGSPDPQGSLYAMNTRTGKILWSYETGASVYGGMSISNGCIYVGNGYNVSFGVVLGFTPGTSFYAFCIT, encoded by the exons ATGGCAGCTTTAAAATTCAACTACAATCATTTAGCCCTTTCTATATTCACCTTTTGTCTACTAACTACTACCACAGCCAGTGCAGGCTCGCATGAGAAGGCTACACAAAACTGGTTAAACCATGGCGGAGATTTGTACAATAGACGATATGCCAGCAAGGAGACCAAGATCAGCCCCGAAACAGTTTCGAAACTAAGCTTCAAGTGGGAGTTCTATACAGGCCGAGAAGTATCTGCAACACCAGCAATTTACGATGACACCCTTTATTTTCCTAGCTGGAATGGATACATCTATGCTATCAAAGCTTCTGACGGTTCTGTAGTTTGGGAAAAGAATTTAGAAACCTTGACTGGGATTAATGCGACTGGTTATCTTCTTAATGTCAACACGACGGTCTCAAGATCAACCCCGACAATCGCTGGTGACCTTTTGCTTATCGGAATCTGTGGACCAGCTGTTGTTATTGCCCTGGAACGGTCAACGGGGAAGCTCATATGGTCAACCTTGCTTGATGGCCATGCGGCAAGTGTTGTTACCATGTCCGGAACTTACTACAAAGG CGGTTTTTACATTGGAACTTCGTCAGTAGAAGAAAGTGCCCCCATTGCTACATGCTGTACCTTCCGTGGCAGCTTTGCTAAATTAGATGTAAAATCAGGCACCATCTTATGGCAAACATTCGTGCTGCCTGATAATCATCAAAAGCGAGGGCTATATTCAGGGGCAGCAATCTGGGGCAGCAGTCCATCCATTGATGTCCATAGAAGACATGTATACATTGGCACTGGGAACTTGTACTCAGTCCCTGAAAATGTAACCCAATGCCAAGAAAACCAGACCAATAATTCAACCATCCCCACTCATCCGGATGCTTGTGTTGAACCTGAAAACCATGGAAACTCAATCCTAGCCCTTGATTTGGACGGTGGCGATATCAAGTGGTACCACCAGCTGGGCGGCTACGATGTGTGGTTTGTTGCTTGCTACCTTAATGCTTCAAACTGCCCCATTGGACCCAATGTTGATGCTGATTTTGGGGAAGCACCAATGATGCTCAGAACATATGTCAATGGAACCAGGAGAGATATTGTTGTTGCTGTTCAGAAAAGTGGGTTTGCTTGGGCTCTGGATCGGAACAATGGCAGCCTTGTATGGTCTACG GAAGCCGGGCCGGGTGGCATTGGCGGAGGAGGAACTTGGGGAGCAGCTACTGACAAGAAAAGGGTCTACACCAACATTGCCAATTCTGATCGCAAGAACTTCACCCTGAAGCCATCTAGCAACATAACAACTGCGGGTGGATGGGTGGCAATGGATGCTCGCAGTGGGAAAGTTCTATGGTCAACGGTCAATCCCAGCAACGCATCTTCTCCTGGCCCAGTGAGTGTGGCTAATGGTGTTTTGTTTGCTGGATCTCCAGATCCACAAGGATCCTTATACGCAATGAACACCAGGACTGGAAAAATCTTGTGGTCCTATGAAACCGGAGCATCTGTGTATGGTGGCATGTCAATAAGCAATGGCTGCATTTACGTTGGAAATGGATATAATGTTAGTTTTGGAGTTGTGCTTGGATTTACTCCTGGAACCTCATTCTACGCCTTCTGTATCACATGA